In the genome of Candidatus Eremiobacteraceae bacterium, one region contains:
- a CDS encoding AAA family ATPase, which yields MTARTAPRGRLRSLTVEGFGLIDRTTADVGPGLNAFTGETGSGKSMVIDALGFAFGERAGADVVRAGAARACAFVELESAPEAGAWLIENGFSDDDLEAGGPLVVSREITAGGRSSARINGKPATAGQLRELRQIMLDVVGQHEHQVLLQPARHLSMLDAYAGDAALSLRAECAGLVEDLRALNVEVDGLRIDDARLERRLEDARFASREIAGANLQEGELERLRERRSLLAHATKIAQAIDLAASALSDGDRGAVASLGRAAKAMDGVAAIGAQLGEIAQTIRGLQGAAQDVTASLAALGDDGALQSGQVDEIDDRIDAIEALLKKHGPGIVDVLEAGKRAAAEAERLERRDQEIALVEARLRERETILSQTAAKLTRERIAAGDRLALRAQSELQELGMRGATFSCVVEPRAGGIGASGGDSVEFLAALNPNEPLRPITKAASGGELSRLLLALKLAFADVDPHPIVVLDEIDAGIGGAAARAVGARIAELSVRAQVLCVTHLAQIAAFADHHVALTKVVRKGRTIVEAGSLGGRVAVRTEIARMLAGDGESAEALKHAAALLREIKANM from the coding sequence ATGACAGCAAGAACGGCGCCTAGAGGGCGGCTGCGCTCGCTGACGGTCGAGGGCTTCGGCCTCATCGACCGCACCACCGCGGACGTTGGACCTGGACTCAATGCCTTCACAGGCGAGACCGGAAGCGGCAAGTCGATGGTGATCGACGCCCTTGGGTTCGCCTTTGGAGAGCGCGCCGGAGCGGATGTGGTGCGCGCGGGCGCGGCGCGCGCATGCGCGTTCGTCGAATTGGAAAGCGCGCCTGAAGCAGGCGCCTGGTTGATCGAAAACGGCTTTTCCGACGACGACCTCGAGGCGGGCGGCCCTTTGGTCGTCTCCAGAGAGATCACGGCCGGCGGACGATCGTCGGCGCGCATCAATGGCAAGCCCGCCACGGCCGGCCAGTTGCGCGAGCTCAGGCAGATCATGCTCGACGTCGTCGGCCAGCACGAGCATCAGGTGCTCCTGCAGCCGGCGCGCCATCTCTCGATGCTCGATGCGTATGCGGGCGATGCGGCCCTGTCGCTACGCGCCGAATGCGCGGGGTTGGTCGAAGACCTGCGTGCGTTGAACGTCGAGGTCGATGGACTGCGCATCGACGACGCGCGGTTGGAACGCCGTCTCGAAGACGCGCGGTTCGCATCGCGCGAGATCGCCGGCGCGAATCTGCAGGAGGGCGAGCTCGAGCGGCTGCGCGAGCGGCGCTCCCTGCTCGCACACGCCACGAAGATCGCGCAAGCGATCGACCTTGCGGCAAGCGCGCTTTCCGACGGCGATCGCGGCGCCGTCGCGAGTCTCGGACGCGCAGCGAAGGCGATGGACGGCGTCGCAGCCATCGGCGCGCAGCTCGGCGAGATCGCCCAAACCATTCGCGGACTGCAGGGCGCGGCGCAGGACGTGACGGCATCGCTTGCGGCGCTCGGCGACGACGGCGCGCTTCAGTCCGGGCAAGTCGATGAGATCGACGATCGCATCGACGCGATCGAAGCATTGCTCAAGAAGCATGGACCGGGCATTGTCGATGTCCTCGAAGCGGGTAAGCGTGCGGCTGCAGAGGCGGAGCGGCTCGAGCGGCGTGATCAGGAGATCGCGCTGGTCGAAGCGCGTCTGCGCGAACGCGAAACGATTCTCTCGCAGACCGCCGCCAAGCTCACTCGCGAGCGCATAGCGGCGGGCGACCGGTTGGCGCTTCGCGCCCAATCCGAACTGCAAGAACTAGGCATGCGGGGAGCCACGTTTTCCTGCGTGGTCGAGCCGCGCGCAGGCGGCATCGGCGCGTCGGGTGGCGACTCGGTCGAATTCTTGGCGGCGCTCAATCCCAATGAGCCGCTCCGGCCCATTACAAAAGCGGCTTCCGGCGGAGAACTCTCGCGTTTGCTCCTCGCGCTCAAGCTCGCATTTGCGGACGTCGATCCTCATCCGATCGTCGTGCTCGATGAGATCGACGCCGGCATCGGCGGAGCCGCCGCGCGAGCGGTGGGCGCGCGCATCGCAGAACTAAGTGTCCGCGCGCAGGTCCTGTGCGTGACGCATTTGGCTCAGATCGCGGCGTTCGCCGACCATCACGTCGCGTTGACGAAGGTGGTCCGAAAAGGGCGGACGATCGTTGAGGCTGGATCGCTTGGCGGCCGCGTTGCCGTCCGAACGGAAATCGCCCGCATGCTGGCGGGCGATGGTGAAAGCGCCGAGGCGCTCAAGCACGCAGCGGCGTTGCTGCGTGAGATCAAAGCGAATATGTAG
- the xseB gene encoding exodeoxyribonuclease VII small subunit, which translates to MTKTKGKSEPEKGPTFEQALARLEKIVDKLDDGNLPLDESIALFKEGTTLARVCRDKLAEAEVQVKEALKAGGDDEAEPPDEDELGDEDEGDEEG; encoded by the coding sequence ATGACTAAGACCAAAGGCAAGTCCGAGCCCGAAAAGGGTCCAACTTTCGAGCAGGCGCTGGCGCGACTTGAGAAGATCGTCGACAAACTCGATGACGGAAATCTACCGTTGGACGAGTCGATCGCGCTCTTCAAGGAAGGCACGACGCTCGCAAGAGTCTGTCGCGACAAACTCGCCGAAGCCGAAGTGCAGGTGAAGGAGGCGCTCAAAGCCGGCGGCGACGACGAGGCCGAGCCTCCTGACGAGGACGAACTCGGCGACGAGGACGAGGGCGACGAAGAAGGATAA
- a CDS encoding NAD(+)/NADH kinase: MIRHAVKSLALFVDSARPAALEAARNAAAVAIGQDAAVQMRPDQAAAVKSAGITASQSFPGGADLMVSFGGDGTLLQAAHLAAPLDIPILGVDFGRMGFLTQLDRRDFTEGLARVLRDGVEIESRIALQASVEGMPGTYFALNEIHIDRKQHGRTLTFGIEIGGERVADIPADGIVVSSPTGSTAYFLSAGGPIMAPRLEALGIAPICPHTLFSRPLVVRADERIRVSVPRTGPGTKLFADGREELDLPGGSVVTVVKAQQPVLFVCSNDRMFFQLLERKLHWGSSIKRSLDADAHDSKNGA, translated from the coding sequence ATGATCCGGCACGCTGTGAAGAGTCTCGCGCTGTTCGTGGATTCGGCGCGGCCCGCAGCGCTCGAGGCCGCTCGAAATGCGGCGGCGGTCGCGATCGGGCAAGATGCCGCCGTGCAGATGCGTCCGGACCAGGCCGCAGCGGTGAAGTCGGCCGGCATCACGGCGAGCCAGTCGTTCCCCGGCGGCGCCGATCTCATGGTGTCGTTCGGCGGCGACGGCACCCTGCTCCAGGCCGCGCATCTTGCCGCGCCGCTCGATATCCCTATCCTCGGCGTTGATTTCGGCCGCATGGGTTTCCTCACGCAATTGGACCGGCGTGATTTCACCGAAGGGCTCGCGCGAGTGCTTCGTGACGGCGTCGAGATCGAATCGCGCATCGCGTTGCAAGCATCGGTAGAAGGCATGCCGGGCACGTATTTCGCGCTCAACGAAATCCACATCGACCGCAAGCAGCACGGCCGCACGCTCACGTTCGGCATCGAGATCGGCGGCGAACGCGTAGCCGACATTCCTGCCGACGGCATCGTGGTCTCAAGTCCGACCGGCAGCACGGCGTACTTCCTCTCGGCGGGCGGACCGATCATGGCGCCGCGGCTCGAAGCGCTGGGCATCGCGCCCATCTGTCCGCACACGCTGTTCTCGCGCCCGCTCGTCGTGCGCGCAGACGAACGGATTCGCGTGAGCGTGCCTCGCACCGGGCCGGGGACAAAACTTTTCGCCGACGGTCGCGAGGAGCTCGATCTGCCTGGCGGCAGCGTCGTCACCGTCGTCAAAGCGCAACAGCCGGTGCTCTTCGTCTGTTCAAACGACCGGATGTTCTTTCAACTGCTCGAACGCAAGCTTCACTGGGGTTCGTCCATCAAGCGCTCGCTGGACGCCGATGCGCATGACAGCAAGAACGGCGCCTAG
- a CDS encoding TlyA family RNA methyltransferase gives MLVAERAGCSREHAQALVLAGLVRVDGVPHTKSGSFVGIDVNLEIEGGARFVSRGGLKLEHALQEFGWQVEGLKCLDVGASTGGFTDCLLQRGAASVTSVDVGYGQLAWRLRNDPRVTVVERCNFRSADVAVLGAPFAFLCADVSFISLSKLCGNFAAALSQDGKAVCLIKPQFEAGRAAVGSGGVVRDPAAQTAAIESVMTAFAAAGLTPLELTHSPVKGPAGNIEFLLGATRGDAPPARAELDVAGTVRRAHETLDT, from the coding sequence GTGCTTGTGGCAGAGCGCGCGGGTTGTTCGCGCGAGCACGCGCAAGCATTGGTGCTCGCGGGCTTGGTGCGTGTGGACGGCGTGCCGCATACCAAGTCCGGCTCGTTCGTCGGCATCGATGTCAACCTCGAAATCGAAGGCGGCGCTCGCTTCGTCAGCCGCGGTGGGCTCAAACTCGAGCACGCGCTTCAGGAATTCGGCTGGCAGGTCGAGGGATTGAAATGTCTCGATGTCGGCGCGTCGACGGGCGGCTTCACCGACTGTTTGCTTCAACGCGGCGCGGCAAGCGTGACTTCCGTCGACGTTGGTTACGGTCAGCTCGCGTGGCGCCTTCGCAACGACCCGCGCGTCACGGTGGTCGAACGCTGCAACTTCCGGTCCGCCGATGTCGCGGTGCTCGGGGCGCCGTTCGCATTTTTGTGCGCCGACGTCTCGTTCATCTCGCTTTCGAAGCTGTGCGGCAATTTCGCCGCCGCGCTGTCGCAGGACGGCAAGGCCGTCTGCTTGATCAAACCGCAGTTCGAGGCTGGGCGAGCGGCAGTCGGATCGGGTGGCGTCGTGCGCGATCCTGCTGCGCAGACTGCTGCTATCGAAAGCGTCATGACCGCATTCGCTGCAGCCGGCCTCACGCCGCTTGAGTTGACTCATTCGCCCGTCAAAGGTCCGGCTGGAAATATCGAGTTCTTATTGGGCGCGACGCGCGGCGATGCGCCGCCCGCTCGCGCGGAATTGGACGTGGCGGGTACGGTGCGCCGCGCCCACGAAACGCTCGACACATGA
- the xseA gene encoding exodeoxyribonuclease VII large subunit, producing the protein MRTTLFDAPAMTVGELCRAVKSALESAFPNRVRVTGEISKCTLAPSGHAYFNLKDNDGLVACVVWRSTVARLDVPFPLADGAAVELSGRLNIYKERSQFQLTVDDVVPQGRGALHRLFELLKEKLRREGLFEAERKRQIPAFVSSVAIVTSRGAAALQDFVTTCRRRGGHVAITVVHAPVQGESAAPLLAAAIARAGRLPVDVVVIARGGGSIEDLWAFNSEAVARAIAACARPVISAIGHETDFTIADFVADKRAATPTAAAEIVTSDRYALLRRVSQLESRLARSLSRSVDLARGRSERALDALLRAPDGIIGAAAQIVDDLSAGLRRGDPRRRLHEARRRIADSMARARAAGPRAIDRALSRWRTARERLAAGFGRIALARRGAFDLTHARLTVLGPHATLARGYAIVFDANDRVISDAAATAAGERIGVTLRRGGLKATVDMIEETND; encoded by the coding sequence ATGCGCACAACCCTTTTCGACGCCCCGGCGATGACTGTCGGCGAATTGTGCCGCGCGGTCAAGAGCGCGCTGGAATCCGCCTTTCCCAACCGCGTGCGCGTGACCGGCGAGATCTCGAAATGTACGCTGGCGCCAAGCGGGCACGCGTATTTCAATCTCAAGGACAACGACGGGTTGGTGGCGTGCGTGGTCTGGCGTTCAACGGTCGCGAGGCTCGATGTACCGTTTCCATTGGCCGACGGAGCGGCAGTCGAATTGTCCGGCCGCCTCAACATCTACAAAGAACGCAGTCAGTTCCAGCTCACGGTCGATGATGTCGTGCCGCAAGGCCGCGGAGCGCTGCACCGGCTGTTCGAACTGCTGAAAGAGAAGCTGCGCCGCGAAGGGCTCTTCGAAGCCGAACGAAAGCGACAGATTCCGGCGTTCGTGAGCAGCGTCGCCATCGTGACGAGCCGTGGTGCGGCGGCGTTGCAAGATTTCGTCACGACGTGCCGCCGGCGCGGGGGCCACGTCGCCATCACCGTTGTTCACGCGCCCGTCCAGGGCGAAAGCGCGGCGCCGCTCTTGGCCGCAGCCATCGCGCGCGCGGGCCGATTGCCGGTCGATGTCGTCGTCATCGCACGCGGCGGAGGATCCATCGAGGATCTATGGGCGTTCAACTCGGAGGCGGTCGCGCGCGCCATCGCCGCGTGCGCCCGCCCGGTGATCAGCGCCATCGGGCACGAGACCGACTTCACCATCGCCGATTTCGTGGCGGATAAGCGTGCCGCCACGCCGACCGCCGCAGCAGAGATCGTCACGTCCGACCGGTACGCGCTGCTGCGCCGCGTGTCACAACTCGAGAGCCGTCTGGCGCGAAGCCTCAGCCGGTCCGTCGATCTCGCTCGCGGCCGCAGCGAGCGCGCGCTCGACGCGCTCCTGCGCGCGCCGGACGGCATCATCGGCGCCGCGGCGCAGATCGTCGACGACCTGTCCGCCGGCTTGCGCCGCGGCGATCCGCGCCGCCGGCTTCACGAGGCACGCCGGCGTATCGCAGATTCGATGGCGCGTGCGCGCGCCGCGGGACCGCGTGCGATCGACCGTGCGCTCTCACGATGGCGCACGGCGCGCGAACGGCTTGCCGCCGGGTTTGGCCGCATCGCACTCGCACGCCGGGGTGCATTCGACCTCACGCACGCTCGTTTGACCGTGCTCGGTCCGCACGCCACGCTCGCGCGCGGATACGCGATCGTCTTCGACGCGAACGACCGCGTGATCAGCGACGCGGCGGCGACCGCGGCGGGTGAACGGATCGGTGTCACATTGCGTCGTGGCGGGCTTAAAGCAACCGTCGACATGATCGAGGAGACGAATGACTAA
- a CDS encoding response regulator: MRQTVLLVDDSVTQSFALKLALQRAGFRVLTAPDGRTALKMIAAEVPDLVVADVIMPMMDGYELCRQIKDNAPTANTPVILMSGLGETHDQYWRKHAGADLYVAKTADATKLVKAVEDLVSGNAPDPDGIT, translated from the coding sequence ATGAGGCAGACCGTCCTACTTGTGGACGACAGCGTCACCCAATCGTTCGCGTTGAAGCTCGCGCTCCAGCGTGCCGGTTTTCGCGTGCTCACCGCCCCCGACGGCCGGACCGCATTGAAGATGATCGCCGCCGAGGTGCCCGACCTCGTAGTCGCGGATGTGATCATGCCGATGATGGACGGCTACGAGCTGTGTCGGCAGATCAAAGATAATGCGCCGACTGCGAACACGCCGGTCATCCTCATGAGCGGTCTGGGTGAGACCCACGATCAATATTGGCGCAAGCATGCCGGCGCCGACCTCTATGTGGCAAAGACGGCCGACGCCACCAAACTCGTCAAAGCCGTTGAAGATCTCGTGTCGGGCAATGCGCCCGATCCCGACGGCATCACGTAA